The segment cgCAGTAAGCCGCTGTGAGATCATTTTTCGTTCATGATAGTCACGGTTACCATGACACGACTTTCCAAGAGCGACAATCATTTGTGTAATAACAGTCAGCGCTTTTGCGATGacatgattgcaaaaaaaaaaaagtagaatgaatgtcatttaacatttttaaattgaaGCTAGAACCGCTTAATCGTGCATTTGCCGATATTTATAAATGATGTTCACTAACCAGAGTATAGAAATTCGCgcgaaaacacgaaaaaaggaCCCTAGTTTACGTGACGTACAGAAAAATTAATAAGTCAAATGATTGTACCAAAAAATATCAtcgtgtcaaatgacatttttccGTGGTTGTCGAATGAAAACGTGAATCTAGAATGCAATGTTTTtaaacgtattttttttttttattttgaatcgATGATTATCACCGTTCGCAATACTGATCACGCGTCTTGGGCGCTCTAGGCGTGTTTGAGTGACGCGATAAAAAGTACTTATAATCCATGTAGGATGTAAGTCTTAAAATTGCATGCCAAATGACTGAACATTTTGCCTGGATAGGGCTGTTACGGacgataaaaataaactcGCTATAATAAATCACTGGTTTTTACAATGACGTAAATTTCTCAAGTACTCCATGTCTGGCTAAAAACACATTCATAAATTTGAAATGATATTGAAactttgttcttttttgctgGTTTGTCACGgtatatatttatttgtaaTTGCTATTGCTGTTTTCATAGAACATACATCGTATTATTGGAATGATTAACATAGCTAGAAAGATTTTTTCCATTTACTCGTTCCTATTCATACCAGAAAAACTTGTTGTGCAATATAAAACTTGGTTTTGTCTCAATCTGCCTGTTTGCAAAAAATGAatgtaattgatttttaattaaattttaacgactgttttgattttgtattAAGCATGTTCACCATTTTTTCTTGTGCTCATCCATAGAAACACCGCCTGGCCCTAGTGATACAATCattaataagccaccaataacaGAGAGCGTCTGAAAGAAGTCATATTTAAGAAAATCGCGAAGAGGTTTGTATGATGGTATAGTCCACCAAGCATTGTGGTATAAGTTAAGAATAGTAAGCAGGGCAACTAAAATAAGAGATGAGAGCTTTGTTTTGTATCCAATTGTTACTAACACCATCAATATGGATCCTACAATATCTTGCAGTATTTGCATGAAACTGAGTTCGAAGCGGATCAAAGTGATAAACATGAATGCAAGAAGAATTCGCCCCGCTAACTGCATGAAACTCTTAGGTTTGTTTTCCCCGAGCGATGGAATACCTGCGAAAAGTGACCGAGCTTCACCTCGTGACTCCGCTAGAACGAGTAAGAGTGCACCAATTAAGGCGAGATTACGCAACAGGAACTGTATATCCCATAGAACAGAATAAGCGATTGTTTGTAGGATGACAATGGCAAACAGAATCCAGCAGGCAATGCTGACCTTCAGTTGTCCTAGAACCATAACGCATCCTCCTAACTGTCCTAATAGATTAA is part of the Anopheles gambiae chromosome X, idAnoGambNW_F1_1, whole genome shotgun sequence genome and harbors:
- the LOC1278668 gene encoding surfeit locus protein 4 homolog, which produces MNIPNQYIEKTEEVADQVIRKGKHVLPHVARLCLIATFLEDGIRMWVQWNEQREYMDMNWGCGKFLATTFVLINLLGQLGGCVMVLGQLKVSIACWILFAIVILQTIAYSVLWDIQFLLRNLALIGALLLVLAESRGEARSLFAGIPSLGENKPKSFMQLAGRILLAFMFITLIRFELSFMQILQDIVGSILMVLVTIGYKTKLSSLILVALLTILNLYHNAWWTIPSYKPLRDFLKYDFFQTLSVIGGLLMIVSLGPGGVSMDEHKKKW